Proteins found in one Prochlorothrix hollandica PCC 9006 = CALU 1027 genomic segment:
- a CDS encoding SDR family oxidoreductase, translating into MVNSAAQTPLVVLITGCSSGIGQALALEFHGRGYRVWATARQVERLEKLADLGMMTVALDVTQGDSIAALIDQITAQDGRLDYLINNAGYGLMGSMLDLEPEAIEAQFRTNVYAPLALCQAVAPLMRSQGRGVIVNLGSISGVLTTPFAGAYCASKAALHALSDALRLELDPFGIAVVTVQPGGIQSNFGTAASRLVQQLPAQSWYQPVAAAIHNRAIASQTNATPTADFAQQLVTAVTQPQPPAVVRLGQGYWPLFLLQRLLPTALLDRLLTKKFSLDRLP; encoded by the coding sequence ATGGTGAACTCTGCTGCTCAGACCCCTTTGGTCGTGTTGATTACGGGTTGTAGCTCCGGGATTGGTCAAGCCCTGGCCTTAGAATTCCATGGGCGCGGCTATCGGGTGTGGGCGACGGCTCGTCAGGTGGAGCGTCTGGAGAAATTGGCAGACTTGGGCATGATGACGGTGGCACTGGATGTCACACAAGGGGACTCGATCGCGGCCCTAATAGACCAGATCACAGCCCAGGACGGACGACTGGACTATTTAATTAACAATGCGGGTTATGGCCTGATGGGGTCCATGTTGGACTTGGAACCAGAGGCGATCGAGGCCCAATTTCGCACTAATGTTTACGCTCCCCTGGCCCTCTGCCAAGCCGTTGCTCCCCTGATGCGGAGCCAAGGACGGGGAGTAATTGTCAATTTGGGCAGTATCTCTGGGGTTTTGACCACTCCCTTCGCGGGAGCCTACTGTGCCTCCAAAGCAGCCCTCCATGCCCTTTCTGATGCCCTACGGTTAGAGTTAGACCCTTTTGGTATTGCTGTGGTGACGGTCCAACCGGGGGGCATCCAGTCCAACTTTGGGACGGCGGCCAGTCGCCTGGTGCAGCAACTCCCGGCCCAGTCCTGGTATCAGCCCGTGGCAGCGGCCATCCACAACCGGGCGATCGCCTCCCAGACCAACGCCACCCCCACGGCGGACTTTGCCCAACAACTGGTGACAGCGGTCACCCAACCCCAGCCCCCGGCAGTGGTGCGTTTGGGCCAGGGCTATTGGCCCTTGTTCCTGTTGCAACGGTTACTGCCCACGGCCCTGTTGGATCGTCTGCTGACTAAAAAATTCAGCCTCGATCGCTTGCCCTAA
- the thiC gene encoding phosphomethylpyrimidine synthase, with the protein MRAEWIAKRQGQANVSQMHYARQGMITEEMEFVARRENLPADLIREEVARGRLIIPANINHPNLEPMAIGIASKCKVNANIGASPNSSDMQQELDKLHLAVKYGADTVMDLSTGGGNLDEIRTAIINASSVPIGTVPIYQALESVHGNIETLSADDFLHIIEKHAQQGVDYMTIHAGILMEHLPLVRNRITGIVSRGGGILARWMLHHHKQNPLYTHFDDIIEIFKRYDVSFSLGDSLRPGCTHDASDEAQLAELKTLGQLTRRAWEHDVQVMVEGPGHVPMDQIEFNVRKQMEECSEAPFYVLGPLVTDIAPGYDHITSAIGAAMAGWYGTAMLCYVTPKEHLGLPNAEDVRNGLIAYKIAAHAADIARHRPGARDRDDELSHARYNFDWNKQFELSLDPERAREYHDETLPADIYKTAEFCSMCGPKFCPMQTKVDADALTELEKFLAQDQSTKEPVSIG; encoded by the coding sequence ATGCGTGCAGAATGGATTGCCAAGCGTCAGGGTCAGGCCAATGTCTCCCAGATGCACTACGCCCGCCAAGGCATGATCACCGAAGAAATGGAGTTTGTAGCCCGCCGGGAGAACCTGCCCGCAGACCTGATTCGGGAAGAAGTGGCACGGGGACGGCTGATTATCCCCGCCAACATCAACCACCCCAACTTGGAACCCATGGCCATTGGCATTGCCTCCAAGTGTAAGGTCAACGCCAACATCGGTGCATCCCCCAATTCCTCCGATATGCAGCAGGAACTGGATAAATTGCATCTAGCGGTGAAGTATGGGGCCGATACCGTCATGGATCTGTCCACGGGGGGCGGTAATCTCGACGAAATCCGCACCGCCATCATCAATGCCTCCTCTGTGCCCATCGGCACGGTTCCCATTTACCAAGCCCTGGAAAGCGTCCACGGCAACATCGAAACCCTCAGCGCCGATGATTTCCTCCACATCATCGAGAAGCACGCCCAGCAGGGGGTGGACTACATGACCATCCATGCCGGGATCCTGATGGAGCACTTGCCCCTGGTGCGCAACCGCATCACCGGTATTGTGTCGCGGGGCGGCGGTATTTTAGCCCGCTGGATGCTGCACCACCACAAACAGAACCCCCTCTACACCCACTTCGACGACATCATTGAAATCTTCAAGCGCTATGATGTCTCCTTTAGTTTGGGGGATTCCCTGCGACCGGGCTGTACCCATGATGCGTCCGATGAAGCCCAGTTAGCAGAACTGAAGACCCTGGGCCAACTGACTCGGCGGGCCTGGGAACATGATGTGCAGGTGATGGTGGAAGGTCCTGGCCATGTGCCCATGGATCAAATTGAGTTCAATGTGCGCAAACAGATGGAGGAATGCTCCGAAGCGCCGTTCTATGTGCTGGGTCCCCTGGTGACGGACATTGCTCCCGGCTATGATCACATTACCTCGGCGATCGGGGCGGCCATGGCCGGTTGGTATGGCACCGCCATGCTCTGCTATGTCACCCCCAAGGAACACTTGGGCTTGCCCAATGCGGAAGATGTGCGCAATGGCCTGATTGCCTACAAAATTGCAGCCCATGCAGCGGATATTGCCCGCCACCGTCCGGGGGCACGGGATCGGGATGATGAGCTGTCCCATGCCCGGTATAACTTCGACTGGAACAAGCAGTTTGAGCTGTCGTTGGATCCAGAGCGGGCGCGGGAATACCACGATGAGACCCTACCGGCGGACATCTATAAAACCGCTGAGTTCTGCTCCATGTGCGGTCCCAAGTTTTGCCCCATGCAAACGAAGGTAGATGCTGATGCGTTGACGGAACTGGAGAAGTTCTTAGCTCAGGATCAATCCACCAAGGAGCCGGTCTCGATTGGTTAA